Proteins from a single region of Callithrix jacchus isolate 240 chromosome 12, calJac240_pri, whole genome shotgun sequence:
- the SLC16A12 gene encoding monocarboxylate transporter 12 isoform X1, with amino-acid sequence MAKVNRTRSTSPPDGGWGWMIVAGCFLVTICTRAVTRCISIFFVEFQTYFTQDYAQTAWIHSIVDCVTMLCAPLGSVVSNHLSCQVGIMLGGLLASTGLILGSFATSLKHLYLTLGVLTGLGFALCYSPAIAMVGKYFNRRKALAYGIAMSGSGIGTFILAPVVQLLIEQFAWRGALLILGGFVLNLCVCGALMRPITLKEDHTTPEQSHVCRTQKEDFKRVSPYSSLTKEWAQTCLCCCLQQEYRFLLMSDFVVLAISVLFMAYGCSPLFVYLVPYALSVGVSHQQAAFLMSILGVIDIIGNITFGWLTNRRCLKNYQYVCYLFAVGMDGLCYLCLPMLQSLPLLVPFSCTFGYFDGAYVTLIPVVTAEIVGTTSLSSALGVVYFLHAVPYLVSPPIAGWLVDTTGSYTTAFLLCGFSMIFSSVLLGFARLVKRMRKTQLQFIAKESDPKLQLWTNGAVAYSVTRELDQKHGESVATTVPGYSPT; translated from the exons atggCAAAAGTAAATAGAACTCGGTCTACCTCCCCTCCAgatggaggctggggctggatgaTTGTGGCTGGCTGTTTTCTTGTTACCATCTGCACCCGGGCGGTCACAAG AtgtatctcaattttttttgtggagttCCAGACATACTTCACTCAGGATTATGCACAAACGGCATGGATCCATTCCATTGTAGATTGTGTGACCATGCTCTGTG CTCCACTTGGTAGTGTTGTGAGTAACCATTTATCCTGTCAAGTGGGAATCATGCTGGGTGGCTTGCTTGCATCTACTGGACTCATCCTGGGCTCATTTGCCACAAGTCTGAAGCATCTCTACCTCACTCTGGGAGTTCTTACCG GTCTTGGATTTGCACTTTGTTACTCTCCAGCTATTGCCATGGTTGGCAAGTACTTCAACAGACGGAAAGCCCTTGCTTATGGGATCGCCATGTCAGGAAGTGGCATTGGCACCTTCATCCTGGCTCCTGTGGTTCAGCTCCTTATTGAACAGTTTGCCTGGCGGGGAGCCTTACTCATTCTCGGGGGCTTCGTCTTGAATCTCTGTGTTTGTGGTGCCTTGATGAGGCCAATTACTCTTAAAGAGGACCACACAACTCCAGAACAGAGCCATGTCTGTAGAACTCAGAAAGAAGACTTTAAGCGGGTGTCTCCGTATTCATCTTTGACCAAAGAATGGGCACAGACTTGCCTTTGTTGCTGTTTGCAGCAGGAGTATAGGTTTTTACTGATGTCAGACTTTGTTGTGCTGGCCATCTCCGTTCTGTTTATGGCTTATGGCTGCAGCCCTCTCTTTGTGTACTTGGTGCCTTATGCTTTGAGTGTTGGAGTGAGTCATCAGCAAGCTGCTTTTCTTATGTCCATACTTGGAGTGATTGACATTATTGGCAACATCACATTTGGATGGCTGACCAACAGAAG GTGTCTGAAGAATTACCAGTATGTTTGCTACCTCTTTGCTGTGGGAATGGATGGGCTctgctatctctgcctcccaatgcTTCAAAGTCTCCCTCTGCTCGTGCCTTTCTCTTGTACCTTTGGCTACTTTGATGGTGCCTACGTGACCTTGATCCCAGTAGTGACTGCAGAGATAGTGGGGACCACCTCTTTGTCATCAGCGCTTGGTGTGGTGTACTTCCTTCATGCAGTGCCATATTTGGTGAGCCCACCCATTGCAG GATGGCTGGTAGATACCACTGGCAGCTACACTACAGCATTCCTCCTTTGTGGATTTTCAATGATATTTAGCTCTGTGTTGCTTGGCTTTGCTAGACTtgtaaagagaatgagaaaaaccCAGCTGCAGTTCATTGCCAAAGAATCTGATCCCAAGCTGCAGTTATGGACCAATGGAGCAGTGGCTTATTCTGTGACAAGAGAATTAGATCAGAAACATGGGGAGTCTGTGGCTACAACAGTGCCTGGTTACAGTCCCACGTGA
- the SLC16A12 gene encoding monocarboxylate transporter 12 isoform X2 produces the protein MAKVNRTRSTSPPDGGWGWMIVAGCFLVTICTRAVTRCISIFFVEFQTYFTQDYAQTAWIHSIVDCVTMLCGLGFALCYSPAIAMVGKYFNRRKALAYGIAMSGSGIGTFILAPVVQLLIEQFAWRGALLILGGFVLNLCVCGALMRPITLKEDHTTPEQSHVCRTQKEDFKRVSPYSSLTKEWAQTCLCCCLQQEYRFLLMSDFVVLAISVLFMAYGCSPLFVYLVPYALSVGVSHQQAAFLMSILGVIDIIGNITFGWLTNRRCLKNYQYVCYLFAVGMDGLCYLCLPMLQSLPLLVPFSCTFGYFDGAYVTLIPVVTAEIVGTTSLSSALGVVYFLHAVPYLVSPPIAGWLVDTTGSYTTAFLLCGFSMIFSSVLLGFARLVKRMRKTQLQFIAKESDPKLQLWTNGAVAYSVTRELDQKHGESVATTVPGYSPT, from the exons atggCAAAAGTAAATAGAACTCGGTCTACCTCCCCTCCAgatggaggctggggctggatgaTTGTGGCTGGCTGTTTTCTTGTTACCATCTGCACCCGGGCGGTCACAAG AtgtatctcaattttttttgtggagttCCAGACATACTTCACTCAGGATTATGCACAAACGGCATGGATCCATTCCATTGTAGATTGTGTGACCATGCTCTGTG GTCTTGGATTTGCACTTTGTTACTCTCCAGCTATTGCCATGGTTGGCAAGTACTTCAACAGACGGAAAGCCCTTGCTTATGGGATCGCCATGTCAGGAAGTGGCATTGGCACCTTCATCCTGGCTCCTGTGGTTCAGCTCCTTATTGAACAGTTTGCCTGGCGGGGAGCCTTACTCATTCTCGGGGGCTTCGTCTTGAATCTCTGTGTTTGTGGTGCCTTGATGAGGCCAATTACTCTTAAAGAGGACCACACAACTCCAGAACAGAGCCATGTCTGTAGAACTCAGAAAGAAGACTTTAAGCGGGTGTCTCCGTATTCATCTTTGACCAAAGAATGGGCACAGACTTGCCTTTGTTGCTGTTTGCAGCAGGAGTATAGGTTTTTACTGATGTCAGACTTTGTTGTGCTGGCCATCTCCGTTCTGTTTATGGCTTATGGCTGCAGCCCTCTCTTTGTGTACTTGGTGCCTTATGCTTTGAGTGTTGGAGTGAGTCATCAGCAAGCTGCTTTTCTTATGTCCATACTTGGAGTGATTGACATTATTGGCAACATCACATTTGGATGGCTGACCAACAGAAG GTGTCTGAAGAATTACCAGTATGTTTGCTACCTCTTTGCTGTGGGAATGGATGGGCTctgctatctctgcctcccaatgcTTCAAAGTCTCCCTCTGCTCGTGCCTTTCTCTTGTACCTTTGGCTACTTTGATGGTGCCTACGTGACCTTGATCCCAGTAGTGACTGCAGAGATAGTGGGGACCACCTCTTTGTCATCAGCGCTTGGTGTGGTGTACTTCCTTCATGCAGTGCCATATTTGGTGAGCCCACCCATTGCAG GATGGCTGGTAGATACCACTGGCAGCTACACTACAGCATTCCTCCTTTGTGGATTTTCAATGATATTTAGCTCTGTGTTGCTTGGCTTTGCTAGACTtgtaaagagaatgagaaaaaccCAGCTGCAGTTCATTGCCAAAGAATCTGATCCCAAGCTGCAGTTATGGACCAATGGAGCAGTGGCTTATTCTGTGACAAGAGAATTAGATCAGAAACATGGGGAGTCTGTGGCTACAACAGTGCCTGGTTACAGTCCCACGTGA